The Populus alba chromosome 4, ASM523922v2, whole genome shotgun sequence genome contains a region encoding:
- the LOC118039743 gene encoding aureusidin synthase — MEARKLGLVLGIIAVVAAFTRILHILEAPEVQHALLGEFNFIIPAMLKAAPSPGKDQQEKPLVILPNLTSCHESMGRSDLPVYCCPPMNQSNVAFIDFQFPDPSLPLRVRRPTHLLDDDYISKYKKALTIMKSLPDTDPRSYTRQANLHCLYCTGAYNQQGSNAPLNIHRSWLFFPWHRMLVYFHERILGSLIGDDTFALPFWPWDIPEGMVIPEMYMKAPFFHEARDFSHFPPSVVDLDYSCTTPSSEDYRCFESGLGPGDQVHTNLAMMYNQMVAGAKKMELFMGCPYKAGEGGSCDGPGTIELAPHNTVHKWVGSNLNPGSREDMGVFYSAARDPIFYPHHANIDRLWEVWRTLHGNKVITDPGWLDSSFFFYDEKLQLNRIKIRDVLSITKLQYAYEKVDFTWLHNRPKPSVPLEVARNILRMRQNAKQQHLQGNDILSSNFSPHGRFLDATLRTRVNRPKVRRTKKEKEEEEEILVVHGIDIPEDRYVKFDVYVNVVNETIMNPRFREFAGTFVHIDPGVTRVARESDIEVFRKKTDLKLGISELLEDLEAEGDENIWVTLFPRSEGCINTTVDGLRIEYIR, encoded by the exons ATGGAAGCAAGGAAATTGGGCCTGGTCCTCGGCATAATCGCTGTCGTGGCAGCTTTTACTCGGATTCTTCATATCCTTGAAGCACCGGAAGTCCAGCATGCTCTTTTGGG ggaattcaatttcataatcCCAGCCATGCTAAAAGCAGCCCCGTCTCCGGGGAAGGATCAACAGGAAAAACCTCTAGTTATTTTGCCAAATTTAACATCGTGCCATGAATCTATGGGTCGCTCTGATCTTCCTGTTTACTGCTGCCCACCAATGAATCAATCAAATGTTGCTTTTATTGATTTCCAGTTTCCGGATCCTTCATTGCCTTTGCGTGTACGACGGCCAACCCATCTCCTCGACGACGACTATATTTCCAAGTACAAGAAGGCTTTAACCATAATGAAGTCTCTTCCAGACACTGATCCTCGGAGCTATACTCGTCAAGCCAATTTGCACTGTCTGTACTGCACAGGAGCATATAACCAGCAGGGCTCCAATGCTCCACTTAACATCCACAGATCATGGCTGTTCTTTCCCTGGCACCGTATGTTGGTCTATTTCCACGAACGTATCCTTGGAAGTCTCATAGGCGATGACACATTTGCTTTGCCATTCTGGCCTTGGGACATTCCTGAAGGAATGGTGATTCCTGAAATGTACATGAAGGCTCCATTTTTCCATGAAGCCCGTGACTTTTCTCACTTTCCACCAAGTGTGGTTGATTTAGACTACAGTTGTACTACGCCTAGCAGTGAAGACTACAGATGCTTCGAGAGTGGGTTAGGACCTGGAGACCAAGTTCACACCAACTTGGCGATGATGTATAACCAAATGGTAGCAGGTGCAAAGAAGATGGAACTCTTCATGGGCTGCCCTTACAAGGCAGGGGAGGGAGGGTCTTGCGATGGGCCTGGCACCATAGAACTAGCCCCTCACAACACTGTGCACAAGTGGGTAGGGAGCAATTTGAATCCGGGAAGCAGGGAGGATATGGGCGTCTTTTACTCTGCTGCAAGAGACCCTATTTTCTATCCACACCATGCCAATATCGATCGTCTTTGGGAAGTTTGGAGGACGCTCCATGGGAACAAGGTCATCACTGATCCTGGTTGGCTagactcttcctttttcttttatgacGAGAAATTGCAGCTCAATAGAATCAAAATTCGCGATGTGCTTAGTATCACAAAGCTGCAATATGCGTATGAGAAGGTCGATTTCACATGGCTTCATAACCGTCCCAAGCCTTCTGTTCCCCTAGAAGTCGCCCGTAACATACTACGGATGAGGCAAAATGCGAAGCAGCAGCATCTGCAAGGGAACGACATTCTATCCTCTAACTTCAGTCCCCATGGCCGGTTTCTTGACGCTACGTTAAGAACGAGGGTCAACAGGCCAAAAGTCCGAAGAaccaaaaaagagaaggaagaagaggaagagatcCTGGTTGTGCATGGAATTGATATCCCAGAGGATAGATATGTTAAGTTTGATGTTTATGTTAATGTCGTTAATGAGACGATTATGAATCCGAGGTTCAGGGAATTTGCAGGAACCTTTGTTCACATTGATCCGGGCGTCACCAGGGTAGCAAGGGAGAGCGATATTGAAGTTTTCAGAAAGAAGACTGATCTGAAGTTGGGGATCTCGGAGCTGTTAGAAGATTTGGAGGCAGAAGGAGATGAAAACATATGGGTGACATTGTTCCCGAGGAGTGAAGGCTGCATCAACACGACAGTTGATGGGTTAAGGATCGAgtatattagataa
- the LOC118039799 gene encoding phenylcoumaran benzylic ether reductase POP1 — MATKSKIWFIGGTGYIGKFIVEASAKAGHPTSVLVRDSTLSNPGKSNVIDNFKNLGGDLFDHESLVKAIKQVDVVISTVGHAQLVEQGRIIAAIKEAGNVKYPFDYKVTFLKIGVIFGVLAPINALFRIETPFDMPLSTSAKVGKPESLPKSPCSGREPEGDG; from the exons ATGGCAACGAAAAGCAAGATTTGGTTCATTGGAGGGACAGGATACATAGGAAAATTCATTGTGGAAGCTAGTGCTAAGGCAGGCCATCCTACTTCTGTTCTTGTCAGAGACTCCACTCTCTCTAACCCTGGTAAATCCAATGTCATTGACAACTTCAAGAACCTTGGG ggagatttgtttgatcatgaGAGTTTGGTGAAGGCTATAAAGCAAGTGGATGTGGTGATCTCTACAGTGGGTCACGCTCAGTTAGTTGAGCAAGGCAGGATCATTGCTGCTATTAAAGAAGCTGGAAATGTTAAG TATCCTTTTGACTATAAGGTTACGTTTCTCAAAATTGGAGTGATCTTTGGTGTTTTAGCGCCTATTAATGCATTGTTTCGTATAGAAACTCCTTTTGATATGCCCCTGAGCACATCAGCCAAGGTCGGCAAACCTGAAAGCTTACCCAAGTCGCCATGCTCAGGGCGGGAACCAGAGGGAGATGGATAG
- the LOC118039741 gene encoding protein RER1A, translating to MEGFGDENASVVSPVARWEHDAWMMHRFYLDKATPHAVYRWIGTLVIVAVYCSRLYYVRGFYIIVYGLGVYIVNLLSGFLSLLVDPEHEHADGPLLPISCSDEFKPHIRRLPEFKFWYSFTRAFIMAFAMTFFPVFDVPVVWSILLCSWTLLFVVTMGCEIRYLIRYKCTLFNIRKQKYSGKKSPASTNVSCMA from the exons ATGGAAGGATTTGGGGATGAGAATGCCTCAGTGGTGTCACCTGTTGCTCGATGGGAACATGATGCATGGATGATGCATAGATTTTATCTGGATAAGGCTACACCTCATGCTGTCTATAGATGGATTGGGACTCTTGTTATAGTGGCTGTCTATTGCTCACGACTTTATTACGTTCGAGGGTTTTACATCATTGTTTATGGGCTCGGGGTATACATAGTGAATTTGTTAAGTGGGTTTTTGTCACTTCTGGTTGATCCTGAACATGAACATGCAGATGGTCCTTTGCTTCCGATAAGTTGTTCCGATGAATTCAAGCCACACATCCGCCGGCTTCCAGAGTTCAAATTCTG GTACTCCTTCACAAGGGCATTCATCATGGCTTTTGCGATGACATTCTTTCCAGTGTTTGATGTTCCTGTCGTTTGGTCTATATTGCTCTGTTCCTGGACTCTTCTTTTTGTCGTCACAATGGGGTGCGAAATTAGATACTTGATCAGATACAAGTGTACCCTATTCAACATTAGAAAGCAG AAATACAGTGGTAAGAAATCACCTGCAAGTACCAATGTTTCCTGCATGGCCTGA